In Daucus carota subsp. sativus chromosome 4, DH1 v3.0, whole genome shotgun sequence, one DNA window encodes the following:
- the LOC108218167 gene encoding LOB domain-containing protein 2, giving the protein MQRSNGGGANAAGACASCRHQRKKCTEKCTLAPFFPVDKNREFQAVHKVFGVSNVTKILKRLNLDDRKRAADSLVWEAFSRQKDPILGPFGEYRRVIEELNWYKNEYQAYKSSLTAPGGLINGLNETVMSNAGGMINYDANKYNIMNSKGTVVSGLYPSFNYYSCVPNNKLSEESDNSCVIMPHQPVINGSSINQHSYQLPGQYGAIDAKELEWNGNS; this is encoded by the exons ATGCAGAGGAGCAACGGAGGAGGAGCCAACGCTGCAGGAGCTTGTGCATCATGCAGGCACCAAAGGAAGAAATGCACCGAAAAATGCACCTTAGCGCCGTTCTTTCCAGTGGACAAAAACCGCGAATTTCAGGCAGTACACAAGGTTTTCGGTGTCAGTAACGTTACAAAAATTCTGAAACGTTTAAATTTGGATGATCGCAAGAGAGCCGCGGACTCACTGGTCTGGGAAGCGTTCAGCAGACAAAAGGATCCCATACTAGGCCCTTTCGGAGAGTACAGACGAGTTATAGAAGAGCTTAACTGGTATAAAAATGAATATCAGGCTTATAAATCATCGTTGACAGCACCAGGAGGGTTGATTAATGGACTTAATGAGACTGTGATGAGCAATGCTGGAGGAATGATTAACTATGATGCTAATAAGTACAACATTATGAATAGTAAAGGGACTGTGGTTTCTGGATTATATCCCAGCTTCAATTATTATTCGTGTGTACCCAACAATAAATTAAGCGAAGAGAGTGATAATAGTTGTGTAATTATGCCTCATCAGCCGGTGATTAATGGTAGTAGTATTAATCAACATTCCTACCAGTTACCAG GTCAATATGGTGCAATTGATGCCAAGGAGCTGGAGTGGAATGGCAACTCATGA
- the LOC108219524 gene encoding pentatricopeptide repeat-containing protein At1g06270, translated as MFKLLIPKRPGHSFVTFSSIHSVCLSLEESVRAAVESRKYRQIPDLFTASKECCPASNPFSFLSTFSLARRTQVIDEMLQDFIWIRPRYHPYATYSCLLTYVLQSPDPLPLGLAIVQRVLRSGCVPVPQTHLLLSSAWMERRQQCESVSKMLLEMESIGYGPDCGTCNYLISSLCKVDQSKEAVQVLRGMCKSGCVPDLDTYGIVIGAMCRIRRITVVAELMREMVKFGLTPRQEIVVKVIKTMKARKDVWRAVEVIELLQTEGILVGFESYESVLEGCLECGEYVLAGKVVMGMTNRGFIPYIRARQKVVEGLANAGDWKFAYAVRQRFTELKS; from the coding sequence atgtttaaattgttaattcCCAAAAGGCCTGGTCACTCTTTTGTTACATTTTCTTCGATCCATTCTGTTTGTTTATCGCTTGAAGAATCCGTTAGAGCAGCCGTTGAATCAAGAAAGTATCGACAAATCCCTGATCTTTTTACCGCCTCGAAAGAATGCTGTCCAGCCTCGAATCCTTTTTCATTCCTGTCTACATTTTCGCTAGCTCGTAGGACGCAAGTTATTGATGAAATGTTGCAGGATTTTATTTGGATTAGACCTCGGTATCACCCTTATGCTACTTATTCGTGTCTTCTTACTTATGTTCTCCAGAGTCCTGATCCTCTTCCTCTTGGTCTTGCTATTGTGCAACGTGTTTTGAGGTCTGGTTGTGTCCCTGTTCCCCAAACTCACCTTCTTCTTTCTAGCGCGTGGATGGAAAGGCGACAGCAATGTGAGTCCGTCTCGAAGATGCTGTTGGAGATGGAGTCCATTGGATATGGTCCTGACTGTGGCACGTGTAACTATCTTATCTCGTCTCTTTGCAAAGTTGATCAGTCGAAAGAGGCAGTTCAGGTTTTGAGGGGAATGTGTAAATCAGGATGCGTTCCTGATTTGGATACGTATGGTATTGTTATTGGTGCAATGTGTAGAATCCGAAGGATCACTGTTGTGGCAGAGCTGATGAGGGAGATGGTCAAATTTGGGTTGACGCCAAGACAGGAAATAGTGGTAAAAGTGATAAAAACTATGAAGGCCAGAAAAGATGTATGGAGGGCAGTTGAGGTTATTGAGCTTTTGCAGACTGAGGGTATTCTTGTGGGATTCGAGAGTTATGAGTCGGTGCTTGAGGGATGTCTAGAATGCGGTGAATATGTTTTAGCTGGGAAGGTTGTGATGGGAATGACAAATAGAGGGTTTATACCATATATTAGAGCAAGGCAGAAGGTGGTTGAAGGATTGGCTAATGCTGGTGATTGGAAATTTGCCTATGCTGTGCGGCAGAGATTCACAGAGTTAAAATCGTAA
- the LOC108217677 gene encoding rac-like GTP-binding protein RAC2, which yields MNTTRFIKCVTVGDGAVGKTCMLISYTSNTFPTDYVPTVFDNFSANVVVDGNTVNLGLWDTAGQEDYNRLRPLSYRGADVFILAFSLISKASYENISKKWIPELRHYAPTVPIILVGTKVDLREDRQFLSEHPNATPITPAQGEELKKMIGAAVYIECSSKTQQNVKAVFDAAIKVVLMPPKQKKKRKRTRPCFFPWDCSALSFSQS from the exons ATGAACACTACAAGATTCATCAAGTGTGTGACAGTAGGCGATGGAGCAGTTGGAAAAACTTGCATGCTGATTTCTTATACTAGCAACACCTTTCCTACG GATTACGTGCCTACAGTCTTCGACAACTTCAGTGCTAATGTGGTGGTGGATGGTAATACTGTCAATCTTGGACTCTGGGATACTGCAG GGCAGGAAGATTATAACAGGCTAAGGCCTTTGAGTTACAGAGGCGCTGACGTGTTCATTTTAGCCTTCTCCCTCATCAGTAAAGCCAGCTATGAGAATATCTCCAAGAAG TGGATCCCTGAGCTGAGGCATTATGCTCCAACTGTGCCAATCATCTTAGTGGGAACCAAAGTAG ATTTACGCGAGGACAGGCAGTTTCTTAGTGAACATCCCAATGCAACTCCGATCACACCTGCTCAG GGGGAGGAACTTAAGAAAATGATTGGTGCAGCTGTTTACATAGAATGCAGTTCCAAGACTCAGCAG AATGTAAAAGCCGTGTTTGATGCTGCCATTAAGGTTGTTCTGATGCCACCAAAGCAGAAGAAAAAGAGGAAGAGGACAAGACcat GTTTCTTTCCATGGGATTGCAGCGCCCTGTCTTTTTCCCAAAGCTAA